GCGCTCCTGTCGTTTACGACCCACTTTGTTGTGGCGATCATGAACCTATCAAGGCTCTCGCCAAGGGCCTTTAGGAGGGCTGAAAGGGCTAACATCTGCGTTCCTCCAGCCAGGGCGACGTTCTTCCTGAAGCCGAGGGAGATGCCTATCACCGTCGCCAGCATCGGGTCGCCGAACTGTCTGAGGGCCTCAAAAGGGTTGTCCTTCAGCTGACCCTTCTCGATTCCGGCCCTCTTGAAGGCCTCGCTGATTACCTTCTCCTTCAGGCTTTGAGGGTTCTCCGGCGAGGTCGAGCTCGTCTTGGCATCATAACCCAAAGCCCAGAGGACGGCCTGGGCAGTGGTCGTTCCACCCGGTGTTGACTCGCCGATGACGAGCTCCTTTATCGGAGTTTTGTTCAGCTCCTCGCCGAGAAGCTTGGCGCGCTTTATTATCTCCCCGAACTCAGGAAGGGCAGGTTCTTTCCGGAAATCCCTACCAACCGCGTCGCTGATGTGGACGTGAGGGACAAGGGGGGCGAGATAAGTTCCCCCACGAACGACTAGAACCGGGAAGTTCGCAAGCTCCTTCGCCGCTTTGGTGATTATAGCCGGCGTCGGGTGACCCTCGGGCGTCACCGGAATGACGTCAATGGTTAGGGGCTTCTCGTGGAAGAGGTACTCAGCATCGGCCACCGGGGTGAGTCTGGTAAGTTCAGGCGTTGCCCCTGCAACGCTTATTCCCGGGACTGTACTTATCTCTGTGTTCCCCAGAACCAGCAGGAAGAGGCTCTCCATTTCAACCACCGCTGGACTTTTTATCCAAGGGTTTATATGCCCTTCGGCCAACTTCGAACGGTGGGAGAATGGGAAGGGCACTGATGGTACTCGGGACCTCGTCAGGAGCTGGAAAGTCGCTCCTCGTTACGGCCCTGTGCAGGATTTTCTCAAACCTCGGCTACGATGTAGTGCCCTTCAAAAGCCAGAACATGAGCCTGAACTCCGCGCCGAGCATCGAAGGGGGCGAGATAAGCAGGGCGCAGTATTTGCAGGCGATAGCCTGCCGAAAGAGGCCAAGCGTAAAGTTCAACCCGATTCTGCTCAAGCCAGAAGGCAACATGAGAAGCCAGGTCGTCTTCATGGGGGAGCCGATTGGCAGCGTCTCCGCCAAGGACTACATGCTCTCGCGCAAGGAGGAGCTCTTCAGGAAGGCGATGAAAGTTTTGGATGAGTTGAAGGAGAAGCACGACCTCGTTATAATCGAAGGCGCCGGCAGTCCGGTTGAAATTAACCTGAAGGACTACGACATAGCGAACACAAGGGTGATGCTCCACGCAAAGGCAAAGGGAATCCTAGTTACCGACATAGACCGTGGTGGAAGCTTCGCAAGCATAGTCGGCACGATGGAGCTTTTGAAGCCAGAGGAGAGGGAAGCGATAATCGGCTTCGTCTTCAACAAGTTCCGCGGGGACGCTTCCCTACTTCAGCCGGGCTTTGAATACTTAGAAAAACGCTACGGTAAGCCGACCCTCGGTGTTATCCCTCACATCGAACACCGTTTACCTGAGGAGGATTCACTCACGGAATTTCCGAGGGTTATAGGAAAGCTTCACATTCAGATAATCAGGCTCCCCCACATCAGCAACTTCACAGACTTTGAGCCCCTCCACTGGGCGAACGGTGTTGACTACGTGACAAGGCCGGAGGAAATCAAAGGTGACGTGGTGATAATTCCAGGGAGCAAGAACACGGTCAAGGATTTGCTCTGGCTGAGGGAGAACGGAATTGAGGAGGCTATCTTAGAGGCCCACCGTGAAGGCTCTTTCGTCGTCGGAATCTGCGGCGGCTTCCAGATGCTCGGCGAGAAGATAATAGACAGAGTTGAGTCGAAGCGCGGTGAGGTCAGGGGCATCGGCCTACTGCCGGCCAAAACCGTCTTCGAGAGAAGCAAGAGGACGAACCACCTGAGGGCTGAGGTTCTCTGGGAGCAGGCGAGAGGAATGCAGGTCGAGGGCTACGAGATACGCTTCGGCAGGAGCACCTCGGAGAGGCCCTTCTCGGTGATAAAAGCAATAAACGGGGCGAAAACCTTTGAGCCTGAGGGGGCGATTGGAGAGAGGGCCTTCGGCACCTACCTCCACGGCATCTTCCACAACTTCGCCTTCACGGAGGCGTTTCTAAACTTTCTGAGGGCAGAGAAGGGCCTTGAGCCGGTTTCAATTGAGGAGTGGAACATAGAGGAGGAAATTGAGAGGTTCGCAAAGGTCGTTGAGAGGAACCTCGACGTGGAAAGGATTTTAGGGGAGCTGGGGCTCTAAAAGTAGTCCTCCGGCCCCTCAAGCACCTTCGGCGGGTGTCTCTTCGCCCACCAGAGCTTCAAGCGGACGTAGAGGTAGAAGCCGAGGAAAGCGAGCAGACCTATTATAATCAAAACTGCCGCCACAATGAGGAACCCGAAGATGAACAGAAATGCGAAGATCAGCATCCCTGTGAGCAACAGTGCACCTCTAATCTCCCTACCCCTCATCTTCCCACCAGACGGGCTATTCTATTCGCCAGCTTTAACTCTTCCGGTGTGTTCACGTTCAAAGCTAAGAGCGGGTTTCTCAGCTCCAAGAATTCCTCGCCTTCGGTTCCAACGGCGTTGAGGCCAACTATTGCGTAGCCCCTGTAAACGACTGGCTTTAAGCCCTTCGGAACGAGTCTCAAAGGAAGAACGCCCGTTAAGCTAACCTTTCCGTCAAAGGCCTTCTTTACGGCCATCACATCACCCGCCCTCACGAAGGGTAAATCTGCAGAAACGCTGATGAACGGCCCGAATTCCCTGAGAAGGTAAAT
This window of the Thermococcus thermotolerans genome carries:
- a CDS encoding cobyric acid synthase — translated: MGRALMVLGTSSGAGKSLLVTALCRIFSNLGYDVVPFKSQNMSLNSAPSIEGGEISRAQYLQAIACRKRPSVKFNPILLKPEGNMRSQVVFMGEPIGSVSAKDYMLSRKEELFRKAMKVLDELKEKHDLVIIEGAGSPVEINLKDYDIANTRVMLHAKAKGILVTDIDRGGSFASIVGTMELLKPEEREAIIGFVFNKFRGDASLLQPGFEYLEKRYGKPTLGVIPHIEHRLPEEDSLTEFPRVIGKLHIQIIRLPHISNFTDFEPLHWANGVDYVTRPEEIKGDVVIIPGSKNTVKDLLWLRENGIEEAILEAHREGSFVVGICGGFQMLGEKIIDRVESKRGEVRGIGLLPAKTVFERSKRTNHLRAEVLWEQARGMQVEGYEIRFGRSTSERPFSVIKAINGAKTFEPEGAIGERAFGTYLHGIFHNFAFTEAFLNFLRAEKGLEPVSIEEWNIEEEIERFAKVVERNLDVERILGELGL
- the cobT gene encoding nicotinate mononucleotide-dependent phosphoribosyltransferase CobT — translated: MESLFLLVLGNTEISTVPGISVAGATPELTRLTPVADAEYLFHEKPLTIDVIPVTPEGHPTPAIITKAAKELANFPVLVVRGGTYLAPLVPHVHISDAVGRDFRKEPALPEFGEIIKRAKLLGEELNKTPIKELVIGESTPGGTTTAQAVLWALGYDAKTSSTSPENPQSLKEKVISEAFKRAGIEKGQLKDNPFEALRQFGDPMLATVIGISLGFRKNVALAGGTQMLALSALLKALGESLDRFMIATTKWVVNDRSATFLETAREIGVVTYAADLDFSESEFKGLKDYERGYVKEGVGAGGATWLAVKAGFSPEEVSKKVEELYGRLMEMKSSP
- a CDS encoding NTP transferase domain-containing protein, coding for MILIMSGGRSSRMGQEKPVLKVGKKPMLLRVYGEAEKAGEALVALSKNTPRTKELCLREGIPFVETPGKGYVEDLIYLLREFGPFISVSADLPFVRAGDVMAVKKAFDGKVSLTGVLPLRLVPKGLKPVVYRGYAIVGLNAVGTEGEEFLELRNPLLALNVNTPEELKLANRIARLVGR